CGCTGAGAGGCCGGAAAAATACCGACCCCTACCACGTCTCTCTCCTACGGGTTTTCCCCGGGCAATCGTGAGATTTATAAAACCCTGCAAAGGATTCCGGAAGTATCTGGAATCCGGTTCAGGACCAAGCTAATCTGTTGTTCGGTCGACAATCCACGCAGCCCGGACACCCGCGTTTTCGCTATGTTTCGCTACTTTGGCTTCGGTTCCAATATGAGCACGCTGTCTTTGCAAGCCAAAGGCGTTGATCCGGTGTCTTCAGTGCGGGCCGAGCTGGCGTGTTGGCAACTGAGATTTAACGTGCAGCACTTTTTTCGTCACGAGGGCGGCGTTGGCAATATCGAGTTTACCGGCAATCCAGACCACCGGGTGCTGGGCGTGCTCCACGAGTGCCCTGATGAGGCGCTGCCACTGCTCGATGCGGCCGAAGCCTTTGGCTATGGCTACGATCGGATCACGGTGCCGGTGAAACCGCACCAGCAAAGTTTTGATTCCGATGATGCCGTGCAGGCGCTGACTTACGTCGGCATGCCCAATTTTATCAATGACGAATGCCTGCCAAGTCAGCGATACCTTAATATACTGGTGCAGGGGGCCCGGGAAGCGGAGCTTGATCAAGCGTACCTCGAGAACCTGCGAGCTCAGCCCATACACAGCCCCCCTGACTATCCCGAGTTCATGCCACCGGCGGGTCGCTTTCCTGAATTTGACAAGGAAACACTCGCTGAAAGGCCGCTGCTCACTTCGCTGTACGGGTGTGTATTCGACATGACCGAGGCGAGGCCACAGCACGAATTTCTGAAAGGCTTTTTCGGCGGCAGGGATATGACACTCTTCCACCTTCAGCGGATGGACAGCGCCACATTGAATGAAACCATGGATGACGTCCGGCACGGGCGTCTGAACGCGGCTCAAACACAGTACTTGAATGCGTTTTTAAACGAGTATGCTCGCGAGTATCGTTTTGTCGGCCACTACAGCTACCAAAAAGACTAGGAAATCCAGATGGATCAGGCAGACAAAACTTTTGCACCGGCACTGGCACACGGCGACATTGAGGACGTGTTCTCCGACGTGTTTGTTGTCAGCGGTGCCATGGAAACCGTGTTGATGGACATGGACTGGAAATTCAGCCGCAACATGACCGTGGTAAAAGACGGCGATAGACTGGTCCTGATCAACGCAGTCCGTCTGGACGAGAACGGGCTGGCCAGCCTGGAGAAGCTTGGAAAGGTCACAGACGTGATGCGCCTCGGCGCGCTCCACGGGCGCGACGATGCCTTTTATCTGGACCGCTACGGGGCGACTTACTGGACCCTGCCCGGCCTCGATAAAGACATTGACTCCGACGCTGTGAACACCCGGGTGCTCAGTGAAGGCGGCCCCCTTCCGATTAACAACGCCTCCGTTTTTCTTTTTCAGACGACGCAGATTCCCGAAGCCATCATCCGACTGGAACGGGACGGCGGCATTCTGATTGCCTGCGACGCCCTTCAGAACTGGATATCAGCAGACGAACATTTCTGCGACGCTTCCCGCGAGCGCATGGAAGGCATGGGCTTTTTTACGCCCGCAAACGTTGGCCCGGTCTGGATGCAGGCGGCCGCCCCCGGCGCGGAAGACTTTAAACGACTCGGCTCAATGACGTTCCAACATGCGCTCTGCGGACACGGCAAGCCGGTGCGCGATAACGCGCATGAGGCGTACACGCAAACCTTCGATCGACTGTTCGGCCACTGATGCACGGCCATATCGAGATACCGGGTTTCAAGATACTTTCCTGCCTGTGGCGCAGCGCCGGGCGGGCAGCGTTCCGTGCGTCGCGACAGAGCGACAATTGCTCGGTTCTTATTGAAACCCTCGACAGCGACTATCCGGATCGGCTGCAGGTCGCCGCATTGCAGCGGGAGGCCAGTATCGCAGCGCAACTGGACGACGTTGTGGGCGTTCGCAAAGTT
This DNA window, taken from Marinobacter halotolerans, encodes the following:
- a CDS encoding gamma-glutamylcyclotransferase family protein, whose protein sequence is MFRYFGFGSNMSTLSLQAKGVDPVSSVRAELACWQLRFNVQHFFRHEGGVGNIEFTGNPDHRVLGVLHECPDEALPLLDAAEAFGYGYDRITVPVKPHQQSFDSDDAVQALTYVGMPNFINDECLPSQRYLNILVQGAREAELDQAYLENLRAQPIHSPPDYPEFMPPAGRFPEFDKETLAERPLLTSLYGCVFDMTEARPQHEFLKGFFGGRDMTLFHLQRMDSATLNETMDDVRHGRLNAAQTQYLNAFLNEYAREYRFVGHYSYQKD